Proteins encoded by one window of Methanothermobacter sp. K4:
- the rpsJ gene encoding 30S ribosomal protein S10, producing the protein MHKARIKLTGTDPEKLAYVCDQLKKIAERTGVDMSGPIPLPTKKLVVPTRKSPDGEGTATWEKWEMRIHKRLVGIEADERAMRQVMKVNVPDNVSIEIELKS; encoded by the coding sequence ATGCACAAAGCAAGGATTAAACTCACAGGGACAGACCCTGAAAAACTGGCATACGTCTGTGACCAGCTGAAGAAGATCGCTGAGAGGACAGGCGTGGACATGTCAGGCCCAATACCCCTCCCAACCAAGAAACTTGTGGTCCCAACAAGGAAATCACCTGATGGTGAGGGAACCGCAACCTGGGAGAAATGGGAGATGAGGATCCACAAGAGACTTGTGGGTATAGAGGCCGATGAGAGGGCAATGCGTCAGGTCATGAAGGTCAATGTACCTGACAACGTCAGCATAGAAATAGAACTCAAGAGTTAA
- the tuf gene encoding translation elongation factor EF-1 subunit alpha translates to MAKEKEHMNLAFIGHVDHGKSTLVGHLLLQAGAIAEQQLADGEDKFRFVMDRLSEERERGVTIDLAHAKFETDKYEFTIVDCPGHRDFVKNMITGASQADAAVLVVAVDDGVMPQTKEHVFLSRTLGINQLIVAINKMDLVNYDEEKFNALKDEVAALIKTVGYKPSDVEFIPLSAFEGDNITTKSDNTAWYKGKTLVEALDELEAPEKPVDLPLRIPIQDVYSITGVGTVPVGRVETGTLKKGENVIFEPAGVSGEVKSIEMHHEMIDQAEPGDNIGFNVRGVGKNDIRRGDVAGHLDNPPKVAKEFTAQIVVLQHPGVITVGYTPVFHCHTAQVACTFLELVQKMNPATGQVEEENPDFLKTGNAAVVKVKPTKPLVIEKIKDIPHMGRFAIRDMGQTVAAGMCIDLVPAK, encoded by the coding sequence ACATTAGTGGGACACCTGCTCCTCCAGGCAGGGGCAATCGCCGAGCAGCAGCTGGCTGACGGTGAGGACAAGTTCAGGTTCGTCATGGACAGGCTCTCCGAAGAAAGGGAAAGGGGAGTTACAATCGACCTTGCACACGCAAAATTCGAAACAGACAAGTACGAGTTCACCATCGTGGACTGCCCTGGACACCGTGACTTCGTTAAGAACATGATTACAGGTGCATCCCAGGCAGACGCCGCAGTCCTTGTGGTGGCAGTTGACGACGGTGTAATGCCCCAGACCAAGGAGCACGTCTTCCTATCAAGGACACTGGGTATAAACCAGCTCATAGTGGCCATCAACAAGATGGACCTCGTTAACTACGACGAAGAAAAATTCAACGCCCTCAAGGATGAGGTTGCAGCCCTCATCAAAACAGTTGGTTACAAGCCAAGCGACGTTGAATTCATACCACTCTCAGCCTTCGAGGGTGACAACATAACAACCAAGAGCGACAACACAGCATGGTACAAGGGTAAAACACTCGTTGAAGCACTAGACGAACTTGAAGCACCTGAAAAACCTGTGGACCTTCCACTGAGGATACCCATACAGGACGTCTACTCCATCACAGGTGTGGGTACAGTTCCTGTTGGACGTGTGGAGACAGGTACACTCAAGAAGGGTGAAAACGTCATATTTGAACCAGCAGGTGTCAGTGGAGAGGTCAAGTCCATCGAGATGCACCACGAGATGATCGACCAGGCAGAGCCCGGTGACAACATAGGTTTCAACGTCAGGGGTGTAGGTAAAAACGACATCAGAAGGGGAGACGTTGCAGGACACCTGGACAACCCACCAAAGGTTGCCAAGGAGTTCACCGCACAGATAGTCGTTCTCCAGCACCCAGGTGTCATAACAGTCGGTTACACACCTGTATTCCACTGCCACACAGCACAGGTTGCCTGCACATTCCTTGAACTTGTGCAGAAAATGAACCCTGCAACAGGTCAGGTTGAAGAGGAAAACCCTGACTTCCTCAAAACAGGTAACGCTGCTGTAGTGAAGGTCAAACCAACCAAGCCACTGGTCATTGAAAAGATAAAGGACATCCCACACATGGGAAGGTTCGCCATAAGGGACATGGGACAGACAGTGGCTGCTGGAATGTGTATAGACCTTGTACCAGCCAAATAA
- a CDS encoding NTPase: protein MSPLKILITGRPGSGKSTLIGRIKDHLELKGLSTGGIFTPEVREGSSRVGFEVVDIKSGRKGLLASLNTRGPRVGRYGVNVDVIDEIAVPAIMRALREDDCVIIDEIAPMELKSEGFRRAVDEALASEVHVVAAVHRKLVQSIRKRGDIRVFVVDPESRDHVYRRIIDLLGD from the coding sequence GTGAGCCCTTTGAAGATTTTAATAACAGGAAGACCCGGGAGCGGGAAAAGCACCCTTATTGGGAGAATAAAGGATCACCTGGAACTTAAAGGCCTTTCTACTGGAGGTATATTCACGCCAGAGGTGAGGGAGGGCTCATCAAGGGTTGGCTTTGAGGTTGTTGATATAAAATCAGGCAGGAAGGGCCTTCTTGCCTCATTGAATACCAGGGGGCCGCGGGTTGGAAGGTACGGTGTAAACGTTGACGTGATTGATGAAATCGCTGTTCCAGCGATAATGAGGGCTCTGAGGGAGGATGACTGTGTCATCATAGATGAGATAGCGCCAATGGAGCTTAAGAGCGAAGGGTTCAGGAGGGCTGTGGATGAGGCACTGGCTTCAGAGGTTCATGTGGTTGCAGCGGTCCACAGAAAACTTGTTCAAAGTATAAGAAAGAGGGGTGACATAAGAGTATTTGTTGTGGATCCTGAGAGTCGTGATCATGTTTATCGGAGGATCATTGATTTACTGGGTGATTGA
- a CDS encoding transcriptional regulator yields the protein MIGKRTLSDEKLALITFSGPLSKTGELIEEVREFISSENLEIAGDPLVIFYTSPLKDDGRYDAGIPVKGESGGAGDIKIVTIPKHTVIFKEYSENREEAYEELIGYAEENRIDIIGAPREIYREKVREIQFPVIL from the coding sequence ATGATAGGAAAAAGAACGTTAAGTGATGAGAAACTGGCGCTTATAACCTTCAGCGGACCCTTAAGCAAAACCGGTGAACTCATTGAGGAGGTGAGAGAATTCATCTCATCAGAAAACCTTGAAATAGCCGGTGACCCACTGGTGATATTCTACACAAGCCCCCTCAAGGATGATGGTCGATATGACGCAGGAATACCAGTAAAGGGCGAATCAGGGGGTGCCGGCGACATTAAAATTGTTACAATCCCCAAACACACAGTCATATTTAAAGAATACAGTGAAAACCGGGAGGAAGCCTATGAGGAGCTCATAGGTTACGCAGAGGAGAACAGAATTGACATAATAGGGGCCCCACGGGAGATATACCGTGAAAAGGTAAGGGAAATACAGTTCCCTGTTATACTATAA
- the pscS gene encoding O-phospho-L-seryl-tRNA:Cys-tRNA synthase, producing the protein MECADYGITRALERDNLNLNPLQRGGVLPAAARKALYEFGDGYSVCDYCEGRLDQVTRPAVNSFLDDLADFIDADAVRTVHGAREGKFAVMHALCEAGDTIVADGNAHYTTHLAAERNDLEIVEVPSTGYPDYEIKPETYREVLEEVADRVDVKLAVLTHVDGNYGNLTDAEEVARICRKMGVPLLLNCAYSMGRLPVKLRKMGVDFVVGSGHKSMAASGPIGVLGLRSEWEDTLLRRSGRHEKKEVEMLGCTSRGAPLATLMASLPHVVERVSRWDDEIKKTRRFVSELENMGGIRQIGKRPKEHDLVRFETPVFHDIASSHPRKGFFLYEELKKRRIVGIKRGQTKWFKCSVYGMTDGQVQYVVDSFREIIEKNRN; encoded by the coding sequence ATGGAATGCGCTGATTATGGTATTACAAGGGCACTTGAAAGGGATAACCTCAACCTTAACCCCCTCCAGAGGGGAGGTGTTTTACCTGCAGCCGCCAGGAAGGCCCTCTATGAATTCGGGGATGGTTACAGCGTCTGTGATTACTGCGAGGGGCGTCTGGACCAGGTTACAAGGCCTGCTGTGAACAGCTTCCTGGATGACCTCGCAGATTTCATAGACGCAGATGCGGTCAGGACGGTTCATGGGGCAAGGGAGGGTAAATTTGCGGTGATGCATGCCCTCTGCGAGGCTGGTGACACCATAGTTGCAGATGGAAACGCACACTACACCACACACCTCGCTGCAGAGAGAAACGACCTTGAGATTGTGGAGGTCCCATCAACGGGATACCCTGACTATGAGATAAAACCTGAGACCTATAGGGAGGTCCTTGAGGAGGTCGCTGACAGGGTTGATGTTAAACTTGCAGTTCTAACACATGTGGATGGTAATTACGGTAACCTAACCGATGCAGAGGAGGTGGCCAGGATATGCAGAAAGATGGGTGTCCCCCTCCTCCTGAACTGCGCCTACTCCATGGGCCGCCTTCCTGTTAAACTCAGAAAGATGGGGGTCGACTTTGTTGTTGGAAGCGGACACAAGAGCATGGCGGCCTCTGGGCCGATAGGTGTTCTTGGGTTGAGGTCTGAATGGGAGGACACCCTCCTAAGGAGGTCAGGGAGACATGAGAAGAAGGAGGTGGAGATGCTTGGCTGCACATCACGGGGCGCACCACTTGCAACCCTCATGGCTTCCCTCCCACACGTTGTGGAGAGGGTTTCCCGGTGGGATGATGAGATTAAAAAAACCCGTAGATTTGTCTCTGAACTTGAGAATATGGGGGGCATAAGGCAGATTGGTAAGAGGCCCAAGGAACATGACCTTGTGAGGTTTGAAACCCCAGTATTCCATGATATTGCATCTTCACATCCAAGGAAGGGTTTCTTCCTATATGAGGAACTTAAGAAGAGGCGGATTGTTGGTATAAAAAGGGGTCAGACCAAGTGGTTCAAGTGCAGTGTCTATGGAATGACCGATGGGCAGGTTCAGTATGTTGTTGACTCCTTCAGGGAGATCATTGAGAAGAACAGGAATTGA
- a CDS encoding universal stress protein codes for MVYRRILIPTDGSDDARKATEHAFRIAEMSSADILGISVVDTSYRKVWDEDISRRIERILRKQSEKAISILKDEFSSMQENGRMKECKLDTQILEGNPAEVILETMEDEDVDLVVMGSSGKHGLDRIISGSITRKVLKSAETPILVVG; via the coding sequence ATGGTGTACCGGAGAATACTGATACCCACGGATGGCTCAGACGACGCCAGGAAGGCAACAGAACACGCATTCAGAATTGCGGAGATGAGCAGTGCCGATATACTCGGGATAAGTGTAGTTGATACATCCTACAGGAAAGTCTGGGATGAGGATATCAGCAGGCGCATTGAAAGGATACTTAGAAAACAGTCAGAGAAGGCAATATCCATCCTCAAGGACGAATTTTCATCAATGCAGGAAAATGGTAGAATGAAGGAGTGCAAACTCGATACCCAGATACTTGAGGGCAACCCTGCAGAGGTTATCCTTGAGACAATGGAGGATGAGGATGTGGACCTCGTTGTCATGGGTAGTTCAGGTAAACACGGCCTTGACCGCATAATATCCGGAAGCATAACACGTAAGGTTCTGAAATCTGCAGAAACCCCCATACTGGTCGTTGGTTGA
- a CDS encoding TetR/AcrR family transcriptional regulator, whose translation MAPSSRRERERQKRQMQIIRAAEKAFFERGYDNVTMDEIAERAEVNKALLYYYFKNKEALFFAVNLYGVRILHRMYSECSELETDGYGKVKAMVDALYRFSKEHPDYFRIYCYSGTERFEMSEGEDAREIVDLRTGMWRLMVEAIIEGMKDGSIRSDLDPVELSIYIHTLAINSLNLDLTSRMVLEAREIGRDRFWRDLEIFLESALKNQKPESRDP comes from the coding sequence ATGGCCCCATCTTCCAGGAGAGAACGTGAAAGGCAGAAAAGACAGATGCAGATAATAAGGGCTGCTGAGAAGGCATTCTTCGAGAGGGGCTACGACAATGTGACCATGGATGAAATAGCAGAAAGGGCAGAGGTCAACAAGGCACTCCTCTACTACTACTTCAAAAATAAGGAGGCCCTCTTCTTCGCAGTTAACCTCTACGGTGTAAGAATACTCCACAGGATGTACTCCGAATGTTCAGAACTTGAAACAGACGGTTACGGTAAGGTTAAGGCCATGGTGGACGCCCTTTACAGATTCTCAAAGGAACACCCTGACTACTTCAGGATATACTGCTACAGTGGCACAGAGAGATTTGAGATGAGCGAGGGTGAGGATGCAAGGGAAATAGTGGACCTCCGCACAGGGATGTGGAGGCTCATGGTTGAGGCAATCATAGAGGGTATGAAGGACGGTAGCATTCGCAGTGACCTCGACCCGGTTGAGCTATCCATATACATCCATACACTGGCCATAAATTCCCTAAACCTCGACCTCACATCAAGGATGGTCCTTGAGGCCAGAGAAATCGGGAGGGACAGATTCTGGAGGGACCTTGAGATATTCCTTGAATCGGCCCTAAAAAATCAGAAGCCGGAAAGCAGAGACCCATGA
- a CDS encoding TIGR00288 family NYN domain-containing protein — translation MNMDDEANFVIIDNSQDDKKNLGLLVDGPNMLRKEFCSDLDFVKDLLVDRGNLRVGKVLLNQYASDKLIEAVVNQGFSPMIVAGDVDVQLAVEAFELIHNPYIDVVALMTRNADFLPLINIAKENGKETLVIGAEPGFSIALQNSADDSIKLISEGV, via the coding sequence ATGAATATGGATGATGAAGCTAACTTCGTGATAATAGATAACAGTCAGGACGATAAAAAGAATCTTGGACTTCTCGTGGATGGTCCAAACATGCTCAGAAAGGAATTCTGCTCAGATCTTGACTTTGTTAAGGACCTCCTGGTTGACAGGGGAAACCTCAGGGTGGGTAAGGTCCTCCTCAACCAGTACGCCTCAGATAAGCTCATCGAGGCAGTTGTAAACCAGGGATTCTCACCAATGATAGTCGCCGGGGACGTGGATGTCCAGCTTGCAGTGGAGGCCTTTGAACTCATACACAACCCCTACATTGATGTGGTTGCACTGATGACCCGGAATGCAGATTTCCTCCCCCTGATAAACATAGCAAAGGAGAACGGAAAGGAAACCCTTGTTATAGGTGCAGAGCCAGGGTTCAGCATAGCACTCCAGAACTCGGCAGATGACTCAATAAAGCTCATAAGTGAAGGTGTCTGA
- the mtrA gene encoding tetrahydromethanopterin S-methyltransferase subunit A — MVDKKPVPEDWPHIVGDYVVGDAESPVAVVTLGSHMEDEPVRAGAAISGPLHTENLGIEKVVGNVIANPNLRFLLVCGAEVMGHITGQSMKALHSNGVDGETRRIIGATGAIPYIENMPDEAIERFRRQVELVDMVDVEDPAAIRERIGECVVHDSGAIDEEPLILRPPEDLDKKKPDENT, encoded by the coding sequence ATGGTTGACAAGAAACCGGTACCTGAGGACTGGCCCCACATAGTTGGGGACTATGTGGTTGGTGATGCCGAAAGTCCGGTTGCGGTTGTCACCCTCGGGTCCCACATGGAAGATGAGCCTGTAAGGGCAGGCGCGGCAATTTCAGGTCCACTGCACACAGAGAACCTTGGAATAGAGAAGGTGGTTGGTAATGTAATTGCAAACCCCAACCTCAGGTTCCTCCTTGTATGCGGTGCAGAGGTCATGGGTCACATCACGGGTCAGAGCATGAAGGCCCTCCACAGCAACGGGGTTGATGGAGAAACCAGGAGGATAATCGGGGCCACCGGAGCCATCCCCTACATAGAGAACATGCCTGATGAGGCCATAGAGAGGTTCAGAAGGCAGGTGGAACTTGTTGACATGGTAGATGTTGAGGACCCCGCTGCAATAAGAGAGAGAATAGGTGAATGTGTGGTGCATGACTCAGGGGCAATTGATGAGGAGCCCCTCATTTTAAGGCCCCCTGAGGATCTGGATAAAAAGAAACCTGATGAAAACACATGA